The Brassica oleracea var. oleracea cultivar TO1000 chromosome C6, BOL, whole genome shotgun sequence genome includes a region encoding these proteins:
- the LOC106300741 gene encoding dynein light chain LC6, flagellar outer arm-like — translation MLEGKAMVEDSDMPVKMQVQAMALASQALDLFDVVDCKSIAGHIKKEFDKRYGSGWQCVVGSNFGCFFTHSKGTFIYFQLETLKFLIFKGASTP, via the exons ATGTTGGAAGGAAAAGCAATGGTGGAAGATTCAGACATGCCAGTGAAGATGCAGGTTCAAGCCATGGCTTTGGCTTCTCAAGCTCTTGATCTCTTTGATGTCGTTGACTGTAAATCCATTGCTGGCCACATCAAGAAG GAGTTTGATAAGAGATATGGGAGTGGATGGCAATGTGTGGTGGGATCAAATTTTGGATGTTTCTTCACACATTCTAAAGGGACTTTCATCTATTTTCAATTGGAGACACTTAAGTTCCTAATTTTCAAAGGCGCTTCTACTCCTTAA